The following coding sequences lie in one Clostridiisalibacter paucivorans DSM 22131 genomic window:
- a CDS encoding MarR family winged helix-turn-helix transcriptional regulator, with translation MSKAKKLFESYEWVGEVANKAIIELKKTADILEEIHNSFFNRYDISSTKFNLLVILYTGPEEGLMLSEIGESMLVTRANITGLIDRLEKQGYVKRKRDTEDRRKIMANITVEGRAFIGEIIEEYKQWTKSVMGVLDDAQKSQLIDLLKRMQVGLIKENFA, from the coding sequence ATGAGTAAGGCCAAGAAATTATTTGAATCCTATGAGTGGGTAGGAGAAGTAGCAAATAAAGCCATAATAGAATTAAAAAAGACAGCAGATATATTAGAAGAAATTCATAACAGTTTTTTCAACAGATATGATATATCCAGTACTAAATTTAATCTTTTGGTGATACTATATACGGGACCAGAAGAAGGGCTTATGCTTTCAGAAATAGGAGAAAGTATGTTGGTGACCAGGGCGAATATAACAGGATTGATAGATAGACTGGAGAAACAGGGATATGTAAAGAGAAAGAGGGACACTGAGGACAGAAGAAAAATAATGGCGAATATAACAGTAGAGGGAAGGGCATTTATTGGTGAAATAATAGAAGAATATAAGCAGTGGACAAAGTCTGTTATGGGTGTATTGGATGATGCCCAAAAGTCACAATTGATTGACTTGTTAAAGAGGATGCAAGTGGGGCTTATAAAAGAAAACTTTGCATAA
- a CDS encoding efflux RND transporter permease subunit produces MTKWCIRHRSIVAMLAIFIFVMGGYLYANMERQENPNVVSPGAIIKVIYPGATPEDVEKFIVKPLEKKVSELNHIKRLESHSLDSVGVLVVRLEDITDDEINETWNKLKDKVDNAKADFPEQVWEPEIDTELVETYGMLLTVSGDKFQFDELKVISDELKDRFERESGVAEVKIDGYEDKEIHVNMNILKMRQYNISLDQIGKMLMATNVNIPGGNMELGDTKLSVSTTGEYESLDEVKNTIVGMSEQGNVVYLKDVADVVETEKKRDVYVNSNGEKALLIAVKFSEGQNVVKVGERLNTFLDEYEKSLPEGMHIRMITDQAVYVNDAIKVFEKNLLSAIVLVLVVVLITMGWRSALVVASSIPISVMATFLFMRMTGVILHQVSISSLIVCLGLMVANAIVANDNMDVYLTRGKLNREMSIVEGIKEVRIPILTSTLTTVASFLPLLMMKGVAGKFVKTLPVLVTVALLSSYLCSLTVVPVMGHSFLKVKDDSKKSKFSGLSEYFMGKYKKILDAALKKPKVTLVSAIILLTLTGLLIPTLGMQLFPFVERDQYIIDVTTMEGSTVEKTRDVVEKIENVLDENDKVDTYLSKVGDGIPKFYPSFFPNQISSNKAQFIVNGSKYEIDNIQRKLDGTIPGARIEVKQLENAVPVGLPVQVRVSGEDIDTLRKISRDIKEKLYEIEEGKNVQDDFGFETPKIKVNVNKDKANMVGLTNYDISKTIRMVVNGIEITKIKPAHSDDDIPVILKVPEEDKNNRELLEQIYVTSSITGQNVPLNQVADIETEFSINKILRRDKDRTITTGLYPKKGYTAADVLKIVEEKLKDFEVPIGYKLEFGGENEDRTEAFESLIGPFFLSAALIYLILMFQFFDLRQPLIIMGTIPLSFIGVILGLKITGYPIGFMALMGAVSLMGIVVNNGIVLLDYINTLTKSGRDLIESIKEASATRLRPIMIGMVTTTIGLLPMGLAGGSLWAPLAYSLIFGLFVSSMLTMIVIPAAFLVFKQVKEKRKEILQKITG; encoded by the coding sequence ATGACTAAATGGTGTATAAGGCATAGAAGTATAGTGGCGATGTTGGCCATATTTATATTTGTGATGGGAGGATATCTATATGCAAATATGGAAAGACAGGAAAATCCAAATGTAGTATCCCCTGGAGCCATAATTAAGGTCATATATCCTGGAGCCACCCCTGAAGATGTGGAAAAATTCATAGTAAAGCCCCTAGAGAAAAAAGTGTCAGAGCTTAATCATATCAAAAGATTGGAGAGTCATTCCCTTGACAGTGTAGGTGTCCTTGTGGTTAGGCTTGAAGATATAACTGATGATGAAATAAATGAAACTTGGAACAAATTAAAAGATAAAGTAGACAATGCAAAGGCAGATTTTCCTGAGCAGGTTTGGGAACCAGAAATAGATACTGAATTGGTAGAAACCTATGGAATGCTTCTAACTGTAAGTGGAGATAAATTCCAATTTGATGAATTGAAGGTCATATCAGATGAGCTAAAGGACAGATTTGAAAGGGAGTCGGGAGTAGCAGAAGTAAAGATAGATGGCTATGAGGATAAGGAAATCCATGTAAATATGAATATATTGAAGATGAGACAATACAATATTTCCTTAGACCAAATAGGTAAGATGCTTATGGCTACCAATGTAAATATTCCTGGCGGAAATATGGAATTAGGCGATACTAAGTTATCGGTAAGTACTACAGGGGAATATGAATCATTGGATGAAGTCAAAAATACCATAGTAGGCATGTCTGAACAAGGAAATGTGGTATATCTTAAAGATGTGGCAGATGTGGTAGAAACGGAAAAAAAACGGGATGTATATGTAAATAGCAATGGAGAAAAGGCATTACTTATTGCTGTGAAATTTTCCGAAGGTCAGAATGTAGTTAAGGTCGGAGAGAGACTAAATACATTTTTAGATGAATATGAGAAGAGTTTACCTGAAGGTATGCATATAAGGATGATAACTGACCAAGCAGTATATGTAAATGATGCAATAAAGGTATTTGAGAAGAACCTCTTATCGGCTATAGTGTTGGTATTAGTGGTAGTACTTATAACTATGGGATGGAGAAGTGCATTGGTAGTGGCATCTTCCATACCTATATCAGTAATGGCAACATTTTTATTTATGAGGATGACTGGAGTTATATTGCACCAAGTATCCATATCTTCATTGATTGTATGTCTCGGTCTTATGGTGGCAAATGCCATAGTAGCCAATGACAATATGGATGTATATCTTACACGGGGAAAATTAAATAGGGAGATGTCCATAGTTGAAGGTATAAAAGAAGTAAGGATACCTATACTTACTTCAACATTGACTACAGTTGCATCTTTTTTACCGTTATTGATGATGAAGGGTGTTGCAGGAAAATTTGTAAAAACATTGCCCGTATTGGTAACTGTGGCACTTTTAAGTTCTTATCTTTGTTCATTGACTGTGGTGCCTGTTATGGGACATAGCTTTTTAAAGGTGAAGGATGATAGTAAGAAATCCAAGTTTAGTGGATTAAGTGAATATTTTATGGGCAAATATAAAAAGATATTAGATGCGGCCTTGAAGAAGCCAAAGGTTACATTGGTAAGTGCCATAATATTATTGACATTGACAGGGTTACTTATTCCCACATTGGGTATGCAGTTATTTCCCTTTGTTGAGCGGGATCAATATATAATAGATGTGACTACAATGGAAGGAAGTACTGTAGAAAAGACTAGAGATGTGGTAGAAAAGATAGAGAATGTATTAGATGAAAATGACAAGGTAGATACATATCTATCTAAAGTAGGAGATGGGATTCCTAAATTTTATCCATCTTTCTTTCCAAATCAAATTTCATCTAATAAGGCACAGTTTATAGTAAATGGTAGTAAATATGAGATAGACAATATACAGAGGAAATTAGATGGAACCATACCAGGTGCAAGGATAGAGGTTAAACAGCTAGAAAATGCTGTGCCTGTGGGATTGCCTGTACAGGTACGGGTGAGTGGTGAAGATATAGACACATTGAGAAAAATATCTAGAGATATAAAGGAAAAGCTATATGAAATAGAAGAGGGAAAAAATGTCCAAGATGACTTTGGATTTGAGACACCTAAGATAAAGGTAAATGTAAATAAAGACAAGGCAAATATGGTTGGACTCACCAATTATGATATATCTAAAACCATAAGGATGGTGGTAAATGGTATAGAGATAACCAAGATAAAGCCTGCTCATAGTGATGATGATATACCTGTTATATTAAAGGTTCCAGAAGAAGACAAAAATAATAGGGAGCTTTTGGAACAGATATATGTGACATCTAGTATTACAGGACAAAATGTGCCATTGAATCAGGTTGCCGATATAGAGACAGAGTTTTCTATAAACAAAATTCTACGTAGAGATAAGGATAGGACTATTACCACAGGACTATATCCTAAAAAGGGATATACAGCAGCGGATGTATTAAAAATAGTAGAAGAAAAACTAAAAGACTTTGAGGTGCCCATTGGATATAAATTGGAATTTGGTGGAGAGAATGAAGATAGAACAGAGGCATTTGAGTCATTGATAGGACCATTTTTCTTATCAGCGGCGTTAATATATCTAATACTTATGTTCCAATTCTTTGATCTTCGTCAGCCCCTTATTATTATGGGAACTATACCACTATCCTTTATAGGGGTAATATTGGGATTGAAGATAACAGGATATCCCATAGGATTTATGGCGCTTATGGGTGCAGTGAGCTTGATGGGTATAGTAGTTAACAATGGTATAGTGCTATTAGACTATATAAATACATTGACTAAGTCAGGTCGAGACTTAATAGAATCCATAAAAGAAGCCAGTGCTACTAGACTAAGACCTATAATGATAGGTATGGTGACAACTACCATAGGATTGTTACCCATGGGATTGGCTGGAGGTAGTCTATGGGCGCCATTGGCATATTCATTGATATTTGGATTGTTTGTATCGTCTATGTTGACCATGATAGTTATTCCAGCAGCGTTTTTAGTATTTAAACAAGTCAAGGAAAAGAGAAAAGAGATTTTACAAAAGATAACTGGCTAA
- a CDS encoding efflux RND transporter periplasmic adaptor subunit has product MRGLKKFIALVMVIAIVWNLTGCASKEVSSESEPLKPAKVVEVKVDNYAQDMEISGNVKPGKLIKAAFKVPGVVDFIYVEEGDRVVEGQSLMSLQSHDYELNVTATKAQYEALEQKSASAVKSAINQAEANLNFVKTQHERVKRLYEKGAVAKKTLEEIETALVVAENKHQEALDAEGISETQLKQAKAAWDLAASKLTDTVLKSPINGTVIKTIFESGETIAPGYPAVVLGKLDELEVEIGVPDNMVKNITIGDEVDVLIYGLDLETKGTVKNIDTTADQQTRTFGVKINIDNKDLIIKPGMIAKVKIQPKNKEDMKGILLPVDSVIKYTEGAVVFVVNEESVVEERPVQTGEVIKDKIKILQGLNEGEKVVVEGQYKLKSGDKVKLEVASND; this is encoded by the coding sequence ATGAGAGGTTTAAAAAAATTCATTGCATTAGTTATGGTAATAGCCATAGTTTGGAACTTGACTGGATGTGCTTCTAAGGAAGTATCTTCAGAGAGCGAACCTTTAAAACCTGCTAAGGTAGTGGAGGTAAAAGTTGACAACTATGCTCAAGACATGGAGATTAGTGGTAATGTAAAGCCGGGGAAACTTATAAAGGCAGCATTTAAGGTCCCTGGTGTAGTAGATTTTATATATGTGGAAGAAGGGGATAGAGTTGTAGAGGGTCAATCCCTTATGAGTCTGCAATCCCATGATTATGAGCTTAATGTAACTGCCACAAAGGCACAATATGAGGCATTGGAACAGAAGTCTGCAAGTGCTGTTAAATCAGCTATAAATCAAGCTGAAGCCAATCTTAACTTTGTCAAAACCCAACATGAAAGGGTAAAAAGATTGTATGAAAAGGGTGCAGTGGCAAAGAAGACATTGGAAGAAATAGAGACGGCATTGGTAGTAGCGGAAAATAAACATCAAGAGGCATTGGATGCAGAGGGTATATCAGAGACCCAACTCAAGCAGGCAAAGGCAGCATGGGATTTGGCAGCATCTAAATTGACAGATACAGTACTTAAAAGCCCTATAAATGGAACAGTAATAAAGACCATATTTGAGTCGGGAGAGACCATCGCACCTGGATATCCTGCAGTTGTATTGGGGAAATTAGATGAATTAGAAGTAGAGATAGGAGTCCCTGATAATATGGTAAAAAATATAACCATAGGTGATGAAGTGGATGTATTGATATATGGATTAGATTTAGAAACTAAGGGAACAGTTAAAAATATCGACACAACAGCGGATCAACAGACTAGAACATTTGGTGTAAAAATAAATATAGATAATAAAGACCTTATAATAAAACCAGGAATGATTGCAAAGGTAAAAATACAGCCTAAAAACAAAGAAGATATGAAAGGAATATTATTGCCTGTAGATAGTGTAATAAAATACACTGAAGGTGCAGTGGTATTCGTTGTAAATGAAGAAAGTGTGGTAGAAGAAAGACCAGTACAGACAGGAGAGGTTATAAAGGATAAGATTAAGATATTGCAGGGGCTAAATGAAGGAGAAAAGGTAGTAGTAGAAGGACAATACAAATTAAAATCAGGGGACAAAGTCAAATTGGAGGTTGCAAGTAATGACTAA
- a CDS encoding TolC family protein, translated as MKRILAIAIIAIMGFTMVGTTYADTDKKDIESSEIMKFSLEEAIDYALEHNRDMKIQDINIEKADLGYDEARYGIGKTNDAIDKYGSGVVDAITEKLKDLGVTKRSAQLGVDIAKWNKDIKTNQIKYDVEKAYYDLQQIKNQYDIAKEGLELARTIYNQSKVMFDVGTISEQQLLASEVSLAQAESGLEEARKYYELQRMSFNNALGLDLTTDIELTSQLTYEPHDYIKVEEGVKEALEKNAGLKVVKENYELSKLSLEATKVKYTPNTFRYKEKELAIQEAAKSLDTVKIGVEMGVRSAYLSLETAEKQIKTYQKASDKAKKSYDISQLRYKVGEGTLNDVTKARIDYMNAKKELNNKIHAYNLALLDYRYSKGLGKNVIG; from the coding sequence ATGAAGAGAATATTGGCTATAGCTATAATTGCAATTATGGGTTTTACCATGGTTGGGACTACATATGCGGATACAGATAAAAAGGATATCGAGAGCTCAGAGATTATGAAATTTAGTTTGGAAGAGGCAATAGATTATGCATTGGAGCATAATAGGGATATGAAGATACAGGATATAAATATAGAGAAGGCAGATTTAGGATATGATGAAGCAAGATATGGGATAGGTAAAACTAATGATGCAATAGATAAATATGGTTCAGGTGTAGTTGATGCAATTACTGAAAAATTAAAAGATTTGGGTGTTACTAAGAGATCGGCACAATTGGGTGTAGATATAGCTAAGTGGAATAAGGATATAAAGACTAATCAGATCAAATATGATGTGGAAAAGGCATACTATGATTTGCAACAAATAAAGAATCAATATGATATAGCTAAAGAGGGATTGGAATTGGCAAGAACTATATATAATCAAAGTAAGGTTATGTTTGATGTAGGGACTATATCTGAGCAGCAGTTATTGGCATCTGAAGTGTCTTTGGCACAAGCAGAGTCTGGATTGGAAGAAGCAAGGAAATATTATGAGCTTCAAAGGATGAGTTTTAACAATGCCTTGGGACTAGACCTTACTACAGATATAGAACTTACTAGCCAGTTGACCTATGAACCCCATGATTATATAAAAGTGGAGGAAGGGGTAAAAGAGGCCCTTGAAAAGAATGCAGGGCTAAAGGTAGTAAAGGAGAATTATGAACTATCTAAATTATCCCTTGAGGCAACAAAGGTAAAATATACTCCAAATACATTCAGATATAAGGAAAAGGAACTGGCAATACAAGAGGCAGCAAAGAGTTTAGATACAGTTAAAATAGGTGTGGAAATGGGAGTGAGGAGTGCATATCTCTCATTAGAGACAGCAGAAAAACAGATAAAGACCTATCAAAAGGCATCGGATAAGGCAAAAAAATCTTATGATATCTCTCAATTGAGATACAAGGTAGGAGAAGGCACTCTAAATGATGTGACCAAAGCTAGAATAGACTATATGAATGCCAAAAAAGAACTAAACAACAAGATTCACGCCTATAACTTAGCCCTATTAGATTATAGATATAGTAAGGGATTAGGAAAGAATGTTATAGGTTAG
- a CDS encoding HD-GYP domain-containing protein, which translates to MSKSYKVVFVSDLETDMVIGQDVFNEQGNILVPKGFTINSVYKIKNLLMSNSIQMVKIMEENEIEEDKTPDPVFKYVHNYAQKCEDIKDTFEKMVTGKNIQEEELNSKVEDTLTELNSNINIFQLMQKVKSMDDATFSHSHNVSLISYSIGQWLDLKDELLKELALSALLIDIGKIMVPKEILNKKGKVTEEEFEILKRHSTFSHQLIEKYSFINKRIENGILFHHERWDGSGYPMGLKGENIPLFARIIAVADVYNAITSKRPHRDKKTPFEAIKIMENNFLDKLDINILYTFLNKIGGLFIGQAIRLNNNKTGEIIFIPKRNIHRPVIKLDKDDTILDLNESKNKSLYIVDFI; encoded by the coding sequence TTGAGTAAGTCTTATAAAGTAGTATTTGTCTCAGACTTGGAGACAGATATGGTTATAGGTCAAGATGTATTTAATGAACAAGGAAATATACTTGTACCAAAGGGCTTCACTATAAATAGTGTATATAAAATAAAAAACCTTCTAATGTCTAATAGCATTCAGATGGTCAAAATTATGGAAGAAAATGAGATTGAAGAGGACAAGACACCAGACCCAGTATTTAAATATGTACATAATTACGCCCAAAAGTGTGAAGACATTAAAGACACCTTTGAAAAAATGGTTACGGGCAAGAATATACAAGAAGAAGAATTGAATTCTAAAGTAGAAGATACCCTGACAGAACTAAATAGCAATATAAATATATTTCAATTGATGCAAAAGGTAAAATCTATGGATGATGCCACATTTTCCCACAGTCACAATGTATCCCTTATAAGCTATTCTATAGGTCAATGGTTAGACCTTAAGGATGAACTCCTTAAAGAATTGGCTCTAAGTGCATTACTTATAGACATAGGTAAAATAATGGTCCCAAAGGAAATACTAAATAAAAAGGGTAAGGTTACCGAGGAAGAGTTTGAAATACTAAAAAGACATTCAACATTTAGTCACCAACTAATAGAAAAATATAGTTTCATAAACAAGAGAATCGAAAATGGCATACTCTTCCACCATGAACGATGGGATGGCAGTGGATACCCCATGGGATTAAAAGGGGAAAACATTCCACTATTTGCTAGAATCATAGCCGTAGCCGATGTATATAATGCAATAACATCCAAAAGGCCCCATCGAGATAAAAAGACTCCCTTTGAAGCCATTAAGATAATGGAAAACAATTTTTTAGACAAGCTAGATATAAATATATTATATACATTTCTAAATAAAATAGGGGGGCTATTTATAGGGCAAGCTATAAGATTAAACAACAATAAGACTGGAGAGATTATATTCATACCTAAAAGAAATATACATAGACCAGTAATAAAACTGGACAAAGACGATACCATCCTAGATTTAAATGAATCTAAAAACAAATCTTTATACATAGTTGATTTTATATGA
- a CDS encoding SAM-dependent methyltransferase: MSIEKFFLDKYLSNISHDTFAIEYWDGDRKIYGEGDPQFTIVFREPVSKKKVLDDPSLAFGEAYMDGIIEIEGNLREVLESVYKNKESFLNKPNIIKTLAKIIPTSINQQKEDIHYHYDLGNDFYRLWLDDTMSYSCGYFKNKDDSLYQAQMNKIHYILRKLNLREGDKLLDIGSGWGWLIIEAAKLYGVNATGITLSKEQYDKTMARIAEEGLKDKVEVRLMDYRELAETGEKFDRVVSVGMIEHVGKANIPKYMETVDRLLVPYGVSLLHCITGQVESEGNRWIKKYIFPGGYIPSVRELVAVMPDFDFHIVDVESLRLHYFNTLKHWSENFDDCIDEVRKKYDERFIRMWRMYLNACAASFHYGVVDIHQFLFTKGLNNDLPMTRGYLYR; encoded by the coding sequence ATGAGTATTGAAAAGTTTTTCTTGGATAAATATCTTTCGAATATATCCCATGATACCTTTGCTATAGAGTATTGGGATGGAGATAGAAAGATATATGGTGAAGGAGATCCACAGTTTACCATAGTGTTTAGAGAACCTGTATCTAAGAAAAAGGTCCTTGATGACCCTTCGTTGGCCTTTGGAGAGGCATATATGGATGGCATTATAGAAATAGAAGGAAATTTAAGGGAAGTTTTAGAGTCGGTATATAAAAATAAAGAGAGTTTTTTGAACAAACCCAATATTATAAAGACATTGGCTAAGATCATACCCACATCTATAAATCAACAAAAAGAAGATATCCATTATCATTATGATCTAGGTAATGATTTTTATAGATTGTGGTTGGATGATACCATGAGTTATAGCTGTGGGTACTTCAAGAACAAAGACGATTCTTTATATCAAGCACAAATGAATAAGATACATTACATATTGAGAAAGTTGAATTTGCGTGAGGGAGATAAGTTATTGGATATAGGCAGTGGATGGGGTTGGCTAATAATTGAAGCCGCTAAGTTATATGGAGTCAATGCCACGGGTATTACATTAAGTAAAGAGCAGTATGATAAGACCATGGCCAGGATAGCTGAAGAGGGATTAAAAGACAAAGTAGAAGTAAGGCTAATGGACTATAGGGAACTTGCAGAGACAGGAGAAAAGTTTGACAGGGTAGTAAGTGTAGGGATGATAGAGCATGTGGGTAAGGCAAATATACCTAAATACATGGAAACGGTAGATAGATTACTGGTACCCTATGGAGTATCTCTACTCCATTGTATAACTGGGCAAGTGGAAAGTGAAGGAAATAGATGGATTAAAAAATATATATTCCCCGGTGGATATATACCTTCAGTAAGGGAATTAGTCGCAGTTATGCCTGATTTTGACTTTCATATAGTAGATGTGGAAAGTCTAAGGCTACATTATTTCAATACACTTAAACATTGGAGTGAAAACTTCGACGATTGTATAGACGAAGTGAGGAAAAAGTACGATGAAAGATTTATAAGGATGTGGAGGATGTATTTAAATGCCTGTGCTGCATCTTTCCACTATGGAGTAGTGGATATACACCAATTTTTATTTACTAAAGGACTAAACAATGATTTACCCATGACAAGGGGATATTTGTATAGGTAA
- a CDS encoding MBOAT family O-acyltransferase, whose product MSSRYISSTLSKVVLIGASLFFYSYWNIRYLPLLIFSIIFNYIMGRILIHYPKRYLLFLGVSTNLILLGYFKYINFFIDNINSFFSTDFNFVNIVLPLAISFFTFQQISFLVDSYRKETQEYDFLNYILFVSFFPQLIAGPIVHHKEIIPQFYKSDTYRLNYSNLSKGMLVFFIGLFKKVVIADTLSAWVSPAFDVAVSVTTLESWAAAISYTLQLYFDFSGYSDMAIGLGLLFNINIPKNFDSPYKANSIIDFWRRWHMTLSRFLRDYVYIPLGGNRKGEVRRYINLFITMLLGGLWHGAGWTFVIWGGLHGLYLIINHIYRKFSNNMGMNLFISRVITFICVTVGWVFFRANTFSDAFKILKEMFLLDGLKFYATYYLPQGIVGLLILVLLYIVVNTMPNSLAISKRFKPTGAWLIFITFLSTICILNLNKISEFLYFQF is encoded by the coding sequence ATGTCATCAAGATATATATCGTCTACATTGTCCAAGGTGGTGCTTATTGGGGCATCTCTATTTTTTTATAGCTATTGGAATATAAGATATCTTCCATTATTGATTTTTAGTATAATTTTTAACTATATTATGGGTAGGATACTAATACATTATCCCAAAAGATATTTACTTTTTTTAGGGGTGTCCACAAATCTTATTTTATTGGGATATTTTAAGTATATAAACTTTTTTATAGACAATATAAATAGCTTTTTTTCTACAGATTTTAATTTTGTAAATATAGTATTGCCATTGGCAATATCCTTTTTTACCTTTCAGCAGATATCTTTTTTGGTAGATTCTTATAGAAAAGAAACACAGGAATATGACTTCTTAAATTATATATTATTTGTGTCATTTTTCCCGCAGCTAATAGCAGGACCCATAGTACACCATAAGGAAATCATTCCTCAATTTTATAAATCTGATACATATAGATTGAATTATTCCAATCTTTCCAAGGGGATGTTGGTATTTTTTATAGGGTTATTTAAAAAGGTCGTTATAGCAGATACATTATCTGCATGGGTAAGCCCTGCATTTGATGTGGCAGTTAGTGTTACCACTTTGGAATCATGGGCGGCTGCTATATCCTATACATTGCAGTTGTATTTTGACTTTTCTGGTTACTCTGATATGGCAATAGGATTGGGCCTATTATTCAATATAAATATACCTAAGAACTTTGATTCTCCATATAAGGCAAATAGTATTATAGACTTTTGGAGAAGATGGCATATGACATTGTCTAGATTTTTAAGGGACTATGTGTACATACCATTGGGGGGAAATAGAAAGGGAGAGGTAAGAAGATATATAAACCTATTTATAACTATGTTATTGGGAGGACTATGGCATGGTGCTGGATGGACCTTTGTGATATGGGGAGGTCTCCATGGACTATATCTTATCATAAATCATATTTATAGGAAATTTAGTAACAATATGGGCATGAATCTTTTTATCTCTAGAGTGATTACCTTTATATGTGTAACAGTGGGATGGGTATTTTTTAGGGCGAATACATTTAGTGATGCCTTTAAGATATTGAAAGAGATGTTCCTATTGGATGGGTTGAAATTTTATGCCACATATTATTTGCCCCAAGGCATTGTGGGACTGTTAATACTGGTATTACTGTATATAGTAGTGAATACCATGCCAAATTCTTTGGCTATATCCAAAAGATTTAAACCTACAGGGGCATGGCTTATATTCATAACCTTTTTATCTACTATATGTATACTAAATCTTAATAAAATAAGCGAATTTTTATATTTTCAATTTTGA